The following coding sequences lie in one Gadus morhua chromosome 20, gadMor3.0, whole genome shotgun sequence genomic window:
- the map3k13 gene encoding mitogen-activated protein kinase kinase kinase 13 has protein sequence MHTYVTMGSPPEVLSWTSCPGLLVGKLKEELKLSVVGDAMKKTGPTPDPQTMATPPDGPLPEIITDLAPLPPPPTHLCVPLPTAAGPDGVCALGSVTPSYGALNEDSSVHADGGGYFDNSVLQLRDQEEAGQEEAASPASCDHGGCGSGGEEHTCTGRPTEEHTCGGEGQKQPQYHHHHPHPDDIKLHFHRAGPNSGGFLEGLFGCLRPVWNIIGKTYSTDYKLQQQDMWEVPFEEISELQWLGSGAQGAVFLGKLHSEEVAIKKVREQKETDIKHLRKLKHPNIISFKGVCTQAPCYCILMEYCAQGQLYEVLRAGRKVTPALLVDWATGIASGMNYLHLHKIIHRDLKSPNVLVTHNDTVKISDFGTSKELSDKSTKMSFAGTVAWMAPEVIRNEPVSEKVDIWSFGVVLWELLTGEIPYKDVDSSAIIWGVGSNSLHLPVPSTCPDGFKILMKQTWQGKPRNRPSFRQILLHLDIAAADILGAPQETYFKSQAEWREEVKKHFEKIKSEGTCIHRLDEELIRRRRDELRHALDIREHYERKLERANNLYMELSAIMLQLEVREKDLMKREQAVEKRYPGNNKRHPVRPIVRPNAVEKLMKKKGSLSQRPSLPGARRPDLLRSDGIPSLEPLPPPSPLAASPRLSTPPGKARYRSKPRHRRASSKGSHNDFPEVLQLGPSEDPQPLRYPQGPILPLRGREQAVVNCANNLRYFGPAAALRSPQTDHLQRRVSGPGPDLIFSTSIDCDPRPRAPTPLTTNSPTSSPLGPLTGSLGPCRQAHPLPGGLSDSQNPPRSYPLPQGQDEGPHPGADGDPAETPRPGEPEGPAPQAPPSALPRTLRPLRKGGDESSEEEEGEVDSEVEFPRRPRPHRCMSSFQSYSTFSSENLSATDGEEGNTSDHSRSGPLEGLSASQEEHLDELLSHTPDIPIDISMQSDGLSDKECAVRRVKTQISLGKLCSDEHSYENPLQFGDSDGDSSEADGSDATIRNNKAGAPSTW, from the exons ATGCACACTTACGTCACCATGGGTAGCCCCCCCGAGGTGCTCTCTTGGACCTCCTGCCCCGGCCTGCTAGTGGGcaagctgaaggaggagctgaAGCTCAGCGTGGTCGGAGACGCCATGAAGAAGACGGGCCCCACGCCCGACCCCCAGACCATGGCCACGCCTCCCGACGGGCCCCTCCCCGAGATCATCACAGACCTggcccctctgcctccccctcccacgCACCTCTGCGTCCCGCTCCCCACCGCGGCCGGCCCGGACGGGGTGTGCGCGCTGGGCAGCGTGACCCCCTCCTACGGCGCGCTCAACGAGGACTCGTCGGTGCACGCCGATGGCGGCGGCTATTTTGACAACAGCGTGCTACAGCTGCGTGaccaggaggaggcggggcaggAGGAGGCGGCCTCGCCCGCTTCCTGCGACCATGGCGGGTGCGGCAGCGGCGGGGAGGAGCACACGTGCACGGGACGTCCCACGGAGGAGCACACGTGCGGAGGGGAGGGGCAGAAGCagccccagtaccaccaccaccacccccaccccgatGACATCAAGCTGCACTTCCACCGGGCTGGGCCCAACTCAGGGGGCTTCCTGGAGGGCTTGTTTGGCTGCCTGCGGCCTGTCTGGAACATCATTGGGAAAACCTACTCCACGGACTACAAGCTGCAACAGCAAG ACATGTGGGAGGTGCCCTTCGAGGAGATCTCGGAGCTGCAGTGGCTGGGCAGCGGGGCGCAGGGGGCCGTGTTCCTGGGGAAGCTCCACTCAGAGGAGGTGGCCATCAAGAAAGTGCGTGAGCAGAAGGAGACGGACATCAAACACCTGAGGAAGCTCAAGCACCCCAACATCATCAGCTTCAA GGGCGTGTGCACGCAGGCCCCCTGCTACTGCATTCTCATGGAGTACTGCGCCCAGGGCCAGCTGTACGAGGTGCTGCGGGCCGGCCGGAAGGTCACCCCCGCCCTGCTGGTGGACTGGGCTACCGGCATCGCCAGCGGCATGaactacctccacctccacaagaTCATCCACCGCGACCTCAAGTCCCCCAA TGTTCTGGTGACCCACAACGACACGGTGAAGATCTCCGACTTCGGGACGTCCAAAGAGCTCAGCGATAAGAGCACTAAGATGTCCTTTGCCGGGACGGTGGCCTGGATGGCCCCCGAGGTCATCAGGAATGAGCCTGTGTCTGAGAAGGTTGACATCTG gtcCTTCGGGGTGGTGCTGTGGGAGCTGCTGACGGGGGAGATCCCCTACAAGGACGTGGACTCGTCGGCCATCATCTGGGGGGTGGGCAGCAACAGCCTGCACCTCCCCGTCCCCTCCACCTGCCCCGACGGCTTCAAGATCCTCATGAAGCAGACCTG GCAGGGCAAGCCCAGGAATCGTCCGTCCTTCAGGCAGATCCTGCTCCACCTGGACATCGCTGCCGCAGACATTCTGGGGGCCCCTCAGGAGACCTACTTCAAGTCTCAG GcggagtggagggaggaggtgaagaagcaCTTTGAGAAGATCAAGAGTGAAGGAACGTGCATCCACCGCCTGGACGAGGAGCTGATCCGCCGGCGACGGGACGAGCTGCG gCATGCACTGGACATCCGGGAGCACTACGAGAGGAAGCTGGAGCGAGCCAACAACCTGTACATGGAGCTGAGCGCCATCATGCTGCAGCTGGAGGTCCGCGAGAAGGACCTCATGAA GCGGGAGCAGGCGGTGGAGAAGAGGTACCCCGGGAACAACAAGCGCCACCCGGTCCGGCCCATCGTCAGGCCCAACGCCGTGGAGAAACTCATGAAGAAGAAAGGAAGCCTTTCCCAGAGGCCCAGCCTGCCTGGGGCTAGAAG gcCTGACCTCCTCCGCTCCGACGGGATCCCCAGCCTGgagcctctgccccccccctcgccgCTGGCGGCCAGCCCCAGGCTTTCCACGCCCCCGGGCAAGGCCCGCTACCGCAGCAAGCCGCGCCACCGCCGCGCCAGCAGCAAGGGCAGCCACAACGACTTCCCCGAGGTGCTGCAGCTCGGGCCGTCCGAGGACCCCCAGCCCCTCCGGTACCCCCAGGGGCCCATCCTGCCGCTGAGGGGCCGGGAGCAGGCCGTGGTCAACTGTGCCAACAACCTGCGCTACTTTGGCCCCGCCGCGGCCCTGCGGAGCCCCCAGACCGACCACCTACAGCGGCGGGTGTCGGGCCCCGGCCCTGACCTCATCTTCTCCACCAGCATAGACTGTGACCCCCGCCCGCGGGCCCCGACCCCCCTCACCACCAACAGCCCCACCTCTTCTCCACTCGGGCCCCTCACCGGGTCCCTAGGCCCCTGCCGTCAGGCACACCCCTTGCCCGGGGGGCTCTCTGATAGTCAGAACCCCCCTCGGAGCTACCCCCTGCCCCAGGGGCAGGACGAGGGGCCCCATCCCGGCGCCGACGGGGACCCGGCGGAGACGCCCCGGCCGGGGGAGCCCGAGGGGCCGGCGCCGCAGGCCCCACCCTCCGCCCTGCCGCGGACCCTCAGACCGCTCAGGAAG ggCGGGGATGAGTCctctgaagaggaggaaggagaggtggaCAGTGAAGTGGAGTTCCCAAGGAGACCGAG gccCCATCGCTGCATGAGCAGCTTCCAGTCCTACTCCACCTTCAGCTCGGAGAACCTGTCGGCCACCGACGGCGAGGAGGGCAACACCAGCGACCACTCCCGCAGCGGGCCCCTGGAGGGCCTCAGTGCCAGCCAGGAGGAGCACCTGGACGAGCTGCTGTCCCACACGCCCGACATCCCCATTGACATCTCCATGCAGTCCGACGGCCTGTCTGACAAGGAGTGCGCCGTGCGCAGGGTCAAGACCCAGATCTCCCTGGGCAAGCTGTGTTCTGATGAGCACAGCTACGAG AATCCTCTGCAGTTTGGGGATTCAGACGGCGACTCCTCAGAGGCGGACGGCTCCGACGCCACCATCAGGAACAACAAGGCAGGGGCCCCATCCACCTGGTGA